The proteins below are encoded in one region of Salvelinus fontinalis isolate EN_2023a chromosome 10, ASM2944872v1, whole genome shotgun sequence:
- the LOC129864115 gene encoding transmembrane protein 250-like, with translation MPVIPIPRRVRSFHGPHTTCMHSACGPARTTQLVRTKYNNFDLYLRSRCMYGFLRFLLYFGCSLLTSLLWVALSALFCLQYVSARVFLRLQYKLSVILLLLGHRRLDFGVLNNLFIYSMQVTMFLVGGLGWCFMVFVDM, from the coding sequence ATGCCTGTGATCCCCATCCCTCGGCGTGTGCGTAGCTTCCATGGTCCCCACACCACCTGCATGCACTCGGCCTGTGGGCCTGCACGCACCACCCAGCTTGTGCGCACCAAGTACAACAACTTTGACCTTTACCTGCGCTCACGCTGCATGTACGGCTTCCTGCGCTTCCTGCTCTACTTCGGCTGCAGTCTTCTGACCTCCCTCCTCTGGGTGGCGCTGTCGGCTCTATTCTGCCTACAGTACGTGAGCGCCCGTGTCTTCCTGCGACTGCAGTACAAGCTGTCCGTCATCCTGTTGTTGCTAGGACACCGGCGCCTTGACTTTGGGGTGCTCAACAACCTGTTTATCTACAGTATGCAGGTCACAATGTTCCTGGTGGGAGGCCTGGGCTGGTGCTTCATGGTGTTTGTGGATATGTAG